A single window of Pieris rapae chromosome 4, ilPieRapa1.1, whole genome shotgun sequence DNA harbors:
- the LOC110993251 gene encoding dnaJ homolog subfamily C member 28, translated as MNKLSYISGYETALPLQVVNKLFVRGIGKLGGQEVEESYKLLNIPLDSKHDTVRQAFLELAKKYHPDSQSPHADIDKFVAIENAFRIISKHNTGSSGRAEVEKIVFDIRHTAPQHRQYLSYEGVGHGTPYQREKQWIQVRAQKAANNVMEHRLSKAVASDKTLMKKDSLNKHDIKTKYGFDRLVEDLIQESMSKGEFENLSGKGKPLKDQNRNPYVDFTTHKLNEVLINNGFTPEWITMSKDIDIDIELLKDEIKKERMYLGPYPFSEADNEKWFKIYESNKNLAKSINTKINTYNLIVPLLNKQKFHIEYDKICEDICTNGKHSVEPCVLKKEDIRFVHVKENEDIISIILKAIGEIINFNPDKKK; from the exons atgaataaattatcatatataagCGGATATGAAACTGCTCTGCCGCTACAGgtcgttaataaattatttgtaagagGTATTGGTAAATTAGGAGGACAAGAAGTTGAG GAAAGTTATAAACTCCTTAATATTCCGCTTGATTCAAAGCATGACACAGTTCGTCAAGCATTCTTAGAACTTGCTAAAAAGTATCATCCAGATTCCCAGTCTCCACACGCTGACATAGATAAGTTTGTCGCTATTGAGAATGCATTCAGAATCATTTCTAAACATAATACTGGATCTAGTGGTAGGGCGGAGgttgaaaaaattgtttttgacatacgg CATACGGCACCACAACACAGACAGTACCTGAGTTATGAAGGTGTTGGCCATGGTACTCCATATCAGAGAGAGAAACAATGGATTCAAGTGCGAGCACAAAAAGCAGCAAACAATGTGATGGAGCATCGATTGTCTAAGGCTGTGGCATCCGATAAAACATTAATGAAGAAGGATTCTTTGAATAAACAtgacataaaaactaaatatggtTTTGATAGATTAGTTGAGGATCTTATTCAAGAGTCAATGTCAAAGGgtgaatttgaaaatttaagtgGAAAAGGAAAGCCTTTGAAGGACCAGAATAGAAATCCATATGTTGACTTTACTACTCATAAGTTGAATGAG gttttaataaataatggtttTACACCTGAATGGATAACTATGAGCAAAGACATAGATATAGACATTGAACTCTTAAaggatgaaattaaaaaagaaagaatgTATCTTGGCCCATACCCATTTTCAGAAGCAGATAATGAgaaatggtttaaaatatatgaaagtaACAAGAATTTAGCTAAATCTattaacactaaaataaatacatataatttaattgttcccttactaaataaacaaaaatttcatatagaatatgataaaatttgtGAAGATATTTGCACAAATGGGAAACACTCTGTTGAACCCTGTGTTTTGAAGAAAGAGGACATAAGATTTGTGCATGTCAAAGAGAATGAAGATATTATTTCCATAATTCTTAAAGCTATTGgtgaaataattaactttaaccCTGacaagaagaaataa